A region of Caminicella sporogenes DSM 14501 DNA encodes the following proteins:
- a CDS encoding precorrin-8X methylmutase has product MLDYVKNPYEIEKKSFEIITKELGNKVFPEDEGKVIKRIIHTTADFEYADITVIRDGTLDKAKDAIRKGINIITDTKMAMAGINKRKLSEYGVQVFNYVGDEDVARKAKEERITRSIVAMRKAVKENPYGIFVIGNAPTALFELIRQVKEGKSNPSLIVGVPVGFVGAKESKEELLKLDIPYIVTRGRKGGSTVAAAIINAILYMI; this is encoded by the coding sequence ATGTTAGATTATGTTAAAAATCCATATGAAATTGAAAAAAAGAGTTTTGAGATAATAACTAAAGAACTTGGAAACAAAGTATTTCCAGAAGATGAGGGCAAAGTTATAAAGAGAATAATTCATACCACAGCAGATTTTGAATATGCAGATATTACGGTAATAAGAGATGGAACTTTAGATAAGGCAAAAGATGCTATAAGAAAAGGGATAAATATAATAACTGATACGAAAATGGCTATGGCTGGTATTAATAAAAGAAAACTATCTGAGTATGGAGTGCAGGTTTTTAACTATGTAGGTGATGAAGATGTAGCAAGGAAAGCCAAAGAAGAAAGAATAACTCGTTCAATTGTGGCAATGAGAAAAGCAGTAAAAGAAAATCCATATGGAATATTTGTGATAGGTAATGCTCCAACGGCACTGTTTGAGTTAATTAGACAAGTAAAGGAGGGTAAATCTAATCCTTCTTTAATAGTTGGAGTGCCAGTTGGTTTTGTTGGTGCTAAAGAGTCGAAAGAAGAACTATTAAAGTTAGATATTCCATATATAGTAACTCGTGGAAGAAAAGGCGGAAGTACTGTTGCAGCAGCTATTATTAATGCCATACTTTATATGATTTAA
- the cobD gene encoding threonine-phosphate decarboxylase CobD, protein MKIKHGGNIYEIAKKHSKNIDEIIDFSANINPLGISKKLREAIIENIDIISKYPDPDYKELIKAIADYNFIDREYIIPANGATEIIFLMIEAIRPKKALLLAPTFLEYERALKKVGSEVIYFKLEEDKDFKVEPLSFINKITDDINLIILCNPNNPTGQIIEKENLIKILKKCKEENIYLMIDEAFIEFVDEEKLSMVNYVEKFDNLLIVKALTKFFAIPGLRLGYGIISNKILKEKIDSIAQPWTINSFASLAGKILLEDKDYIYKSKVLIKEERKYLLKSLNEFREIKIFNSKANYIFFKLLKEGINLREKLIEKNILIRQCDNYINLDKCYYRVAVKDRNSNKKLIKALREVLYEG, encoded by the coding sequence TTGAAGATAAAACATGGTGGTAATATATATGAAATTGCAAAAAAGCATAGCAAAAATATTGATGAAATAATTGATTTTAGTGCAAATATAAATCCTCTGGGTATTTCTAAAAAATTAAGAGAAGCAATAATTGAAAACATAGATATTATTAGCAAATATCCAGACCCAGATTATAAAGAACTGATTAAAGCTATTGCAGATTATAACTTTATTGACAGAGAATATATAATACCTGCAAATGGAGCTACGGAAATTATTTTTTTAATGATAGAAGCAATACGACCTAAAAAGGCATTGTTATTAGCTCCTACTTTTTTAGAATACGAAAGGGCATTAAAAAAAGTAGGGAGTGAAGTTATATATTTCAAATTAGAAGAAGATAAAGATTTTAAAGTGGAGCCATTGAGTTTTATCAATAAAATTACAGATGATATAAATTTGATAATTTTATGTAATCCCAATAATCCTACAGGGCAGATAATAGAAAAAGAAAATTTGATAAAGATTTTGAAAAAATGTAAGGAAGAAAATATTTACCTCATGATAGATGAAGCTTTTATAGAATTTGTTGATGAAGAAAAATTAAGCATGGTAAATTATGTAGAAAAATTTGATAATTTGCTTATAGTCAAAGCGCTGACTAAATTTTTTGCTATACCGGGATTGAGATTGGGATACGGTATTATATCTAATAAAATCTTAAAAGAAAAAATAGATTCAATTGCTCAGCCTTGGACAATAAATAGTTTTGCATCATTGGCAGGTAAAATTTTATTGGAAGATAAAGATTATATTTATAAAAGTAAGGTTTTAATAAAAGAAGAAAGAAAATATTTGCTTAAATCTTTAAATGAATTTAGGGAAATAAAAATTTTTAATTCTAAAGCAAACTATATATTTTTTAAACTTTTAAAGGAAGGAATAAATTTAAGAGAAAAACTTATAGAGAAAAACATTCTTATAAGACAGTGTGATAATTATATAAATCTTGATAAATGTTATTATAGAGTAGCTGTAAAAGATAGAAATTCAAACAAAAAGTTAATAAAGGCTTTAAGAGAGGTTTTATATGAAGGTTAA
- a CDS encoding cobalamin biosynthesis protein: MISIFTGYFMDLIFGDPYWLFHPIKFIGMLIKRLEKLLRKIFKKREKIGGIVLALSTIGLVYFITYSILSMARALNPLLENVVKTFMVFQILATKSLDVESRKVYYPLKEGNLLRARKFLSYIVGRDTENLSKREIIRATVETIAENISDGIIAPLFYIFLGGAALGMTYKAVNTLDSMVGYKNDKYIDFGWASARIDDIVNYIPARITSIFIVIASAVLGFNYKKSFKILIRDGRNHSSPNAGYPEAAVAGALGIQLGGTNVYFGKPVYKPTIGDEKKSLEVEDIDKTIRIMYLTSFVGICIFALVKFIINF; encoded by the coding sequence ATGATTAGCATTTTTACAGGATATTTTATGGATTTGATTTTTGGCGACCCTTATTGGCTTTTTCATCCTATTAAGTTCATTGGGATGTTAATAAAGAGGCTGGAAAAGCTATTGAGAAAAATATTTAAAAAAAGGGAAAAAATTGGGGGAATTGTATTAGCTTTGAGTACGATTGGTTTAGTTTATTTTATAACTTATTCAATACTCTCAATGGCAAGAGCTTTAAATCCTCTATTGGAAAATGTAGTTAAGACGTTTATGGTATTTCAGATATTGGCAACAAAGAGTTTAGATGTTGAAAGTAGAAAAGTGTATTATCCATTGAAAGAAGGAAATCTTTTACGAGCAAGAAAATTTTTATCATATATAGTTGGAAGAGATACAGAGAATTTAAGTAAAAGAGAAATTATAAGGGCAACGGTTGAAACTATAGCTGAAAATATTTCTGATGGAATTATTGCTCCTCTTTTTTATATTTTTTTAGGTGGAGCAGCTTTGGGTATGACATATAAAGCTGTGAATACACTTGACTCCATGGTAGGATATAAAAACGATAAGTATATTGATTTTGGATGGGCATCAGCACGAATTGATGACATCGTAAATTATATACCTGCTAGAATAACTTCGATTTTTATTGTAATTGCAAGTGCAGTACTAGGTTTTAATTATAAGAAAAGTTTTAAAATACTAATCCGAGATGGAAGAAATCACAGCAGTCCAAATGCAGGATATCCAGAGGCTGCTGTGGCAGGTGCTTTAGGAATTCAACTTGGAGGAACTAATGTTTATTTTGGAAAGCCTGTTTACAAACCGACTATAGGAGATGAGAAAAAATCATTAGAAGTAGAAGATATAGATAAAACTATACGCATTATGTATTTAACTTCATTTGTAGGAATATGTATATTTGCATTAGTAAAGTTTATTATAAATTTTTAA
- a CDS encoding cobyric acid synthase, with translation MVQGTASSVGKSIITAALCRIFMEDGYKVAPFKSQNMALNSYITEEGLEMGRAQVVQAEASGQKPSVLMNPILLKPTTDKKCQVILNGRVYGNLSAMEYHLFKPKLKDIVKEAYEKLCSLNDIIVIEGAGSPAEINLRENDLVNMGMAEIANSPVILVGDIDRGGVFASIYGTIMLLSEEERSRVKGVIINKFRGDVEILKPGIEMLENLINIPVLGVIPYTDIKIEDEDSLAERFKRRSGNYGEINVEVLYLPHVSNFTDFNVFETQQDVNLRYVMRGESIGNPDILIIPGSKNTIEDLIYIRNSGLEKQIYKLHKEGKLIVGICGGYQILGNKIRDPYGTESSIKEINGLGLLDTETVFEFEKTTTQVEAEIIDKKNGIFKDLECRDIIGYEIHMGQTRLGRNAEPFAKIRKRLHKEVEVFDGAINKKGNVFGTYIHGIFDNIKFTRELLNKVRKFKGLKQIESNIGSFEEFKENEYKKLARLVRENIDMNKIYEIVNGD, from the coding sequence ATGGTGCAGGGAACAGCTTCTTCAGTTGGAAAAAGTATAATTACAGCTGCATTATGCAGGATATTTATGGAAGATGGATACAAGGTGGCACCTTTTAAGTCTCAAAATATGGCTTTAAATTCATATATAACAGAAGAAGGTTTAGAAATGGGACGAGCTCAAGTAGTTCAAGCTGAGGCAAGTGGACAAAAACCATCAGTGTTAATGAATCCCATTTTATTAAAACCTACCACAGATAAAAAATGTCAAGTTATTTTAAATGGGAGAGTATACGGTAATCTTTCTGCTATGGAGTATCACCTTTTTAAACCTAAATTAAAAGATATAGTAAAAGAGGCGTATGAGAAGCTATGTAGTTTAAATGACATAATAGTTATAGAAGGAGCAGGAAGTCCAGCAGAAATAAATCTTAGAGAGAATGATTTAGTAAATATGGGAATGGCTGAAATAGCAAATTCTCCAGTAATATTAGTAGGTGATATAGATAGGGGAGGAGTTTTTGCTTCTATCTACGGAACGATTATGCTTTTGAGTGAAGAAGAAAGAAGTAGAGTTAAGGGAGTCATTATAAATAAATTTAGAGGAGATGTTGAAATATTAAAACCCGGAATAGAAATGCTTGAAAATCTAATAAATATACCTGTTTTAGGAGTTATTCCCTATACTGATATAAAGATTGAAGATGAAGATAGTTTGGCAGAGAGATTTAAAAGGCGAAGCGGTAATTATGGGGAAATAAACGTAGAAGTATTATACTTGCCTCATGTATCAAATTTTACTGATTTTAATGTATTTGAAACACAACAAGATGTTAATCTTAGATATGTAATGAGGGGAGAGAGTATAGGAAATCCTGATATATTGATAATACCGGGTTCTAAAAATACTATAGAAGATTTGATATATATTAGAAATTCTGGACTAGAAAAACAAATATATAAACTGCATAAGGAAGGCAAATTGATAGTTGGGATATGTGGAGGTTATCAGATACTTGGAAATAAAATAAGAGACCCTTATGGAACTGAAAGTTCAATAAAAGAAATAAATGGATTGGGACTGCTGGATACGGAGACAGTGTTTGAATTTGAAAAGACTACTACGCAAGTTGAAGCTGAAATAATAGATAAGAAAAATGGAATTTTTAAAGATTTAGAGTGTAGAGATATTATTGGATACGAAATACATATGGGGCAGACAAGACTTGGCAGAAATGCAGAGCCTTTTGCAAAGATAAGAAAACGCTTACATAAAGAAGTAGAAGTATTTGATGGAGCGATAAATAAAAAAGGAAACGTGTTTGGAACTTATATTCATGGAATATTTGACAATATAAAATTTACACGTGAACTTTTAAATAAAGTAAGAAAATTTAAAGGATTAAAGCAGATAGAATCTAATATTGGCAGTTTTGAAGAATTTAAAGAAAATGAGTATAAAAAACTTGCTAGATTAGTTAGAGAAAATATTGATATGAATAAAATATATGAGATAGTAAATGGTGATTAA
- a CDS encoding cobyrinate a,c-diamide synthase encodes MKIPRFVIAGTQSGVGKTTLSIGIMKALRKRGLNVQSYKVGPDYIDPAFHSFVTGNKSRNLDSWMLKENAIKDIFFKNSFDKDISIIEGVMGFYDGFGIEKDNGSTAHLSKILKCPVILIINGSGMSSSAAAQVLGYKLYDEKVNIKGVIVNNVSGWKHYELIKEAVEKFTGIKCVGYLKKNIDIKLESRHLGLIPSVEVENLKEKIDKLSSMVEETINIDEIIKISKGALALNHVYNYDSKNGFRDVNIGVALDKAFNFYYQDNLDLLEELGANLIYFSPLKDKKLPDNLHGLYLGGGFPEVFAKELEENKELRDEIKKVSNMGMPIYAECGGLMYLCKSITTLDGKKYEMVGIFDRNTKMTNRLQRFGYVNVNILKPCTISNTLTKVKAHEFHRSIIDESNNDDCVYRVDKVRENKIINSWKCGILKNNTLAAYAHIHFYSNKKLAEDFVENCRVFKKGSV; translated from the coding sequence ATGAAAATACCAAGATTTGTTATTGCAGGGACTCAAAGTGGTGTCGGTAAGACAACACTGTCTATAGGAATAATGAAAGCTCTTAGAAAAAGAGGGTTAAATGTGCAGTCCTACAAAGTTGGTCCCGATTATATTGACCCTGCTTTTCATAGTTTTGTAACAGGTAATAAATCTAGAAATCTTGACAGTTGGATGTTGAAAGAAAACGCAATAAAAGATATTTTTTTTAAAAATTCATTTGACAAGGATATTTCTATAATTGAAGGGGTAATGGGGTTTTATGATGGTTTTGGTATAGAAAAAGATAACGGAAGTACAGCTCATTTATCTAAAATTCTCAAATGTCCTGTCATACTGATAATAAATGGAAGTGGTATGTCATCTAGTGCTGCTGCACAGGTATTAGGATATAAACTATACGATGAAAAAGTTAATATTAAAGGGGTTATTGTAAATAATGTTTCAGGTTGGAAACATTATGAATTGATTAAAGAGGCAGTAGAAAAATTTACGGGAATTAAGTGTGTAGGATATTTAAAAAAGAATATAGATATAAAACTAGAAAGCAGACATTTAGGGTTAATACCTTCCGTAGAAGTAGAAAATTTAAAAGAAAAAATTGACAAACTTTCAAGTATGGTGGAAGAAACTATTAATATAGATGAAATAATAAAAATATCTAAAGGAGCTTTAGCATTAAACCATGTATATAATTATGATAGTAAAAATGGATTTAGAGATGTCAATATAGGAGTGGCGTTAGATAAAGCTTTTAATTTTTATTATCAAGATAATTTAGACCTATTAGAAGAATTAGGAGCAAATTTAATATATTTTAGTCCTTTGAAAGATAAAAAATTGCCTGATAATTTACATGGATTGTATTTAGGTGGTGGATTTCCAGAGGTTTTTGCAAAAGAGCTTGAAGAAAATAAAGAGTTGAGAGATGAAATAAAAAAAGTATCAAATATGGGAATGCCAATATATGCAGAGTGTGGTGGGTTAATGTACTTATGCAAGTCTATTACAACTCTTGATGGAAAAAAATATGAGATGGTTGGGATATTTGATAGAAATACGAAAATGACTAATAGACTTCAAAGATTTGGATATGTAAATGTAAATATTCTCAAGCCATGTACTATATCGAATACATTAACTAAAGTAAAAGCTCATGAATTTCATAGGTCTATTATAGATGAAAGTAATAATGACGACTGCGTCTATAGAGTTGATAAAGTTAGAGAAAATAAGATTATAAACTCTTGGAAATGTGGAATTTTAAAAAATAATACTTTAGCAGCTTATGCACATATACACTTTTACAGTAATAAAAAATTGGCTGAGGATTTTGTAGAAAATTGCAGAGTATTTAAAAAAGGAAGTGTTTAA
- the cobC gene encoding alpha-ribazole phosphatase: MLEIIFVRHGETETNKKKLFSGWTNSKLTKKGIQQAEMVCEKLKNEKLNMIICSDLDRCLKTAQIINKHHGVNIIEEPGLREINFGKWENLSYGEICEKYPEKSKKWEKDFVNFIFPDGESLYQMYDRVNGAYKNIVKSCKNGKILIVSHSGVIRAILSQEICKSIDGYWKFNIYNCGIARLQYVDGFPVLIAVNQ; encoded by the coding sequence ATGTTAGAAATAATATTTGTAAGACATGGAGAAACAGAAACTAATAAAAAAAAGTTGTTTAGCGGGTGGACTAATTCAAAATTGACTAAAAAGGGAATACAACAGGCTGAAATGGTCTGTGAAAAATTAAAAAATGAAAAGTTAAATATGATAATATGCAGTGATTTAGATAGATGTTTAAAGACAGCTCAAATAATAAATAAACATCATGGAGTTAATATTATTGAAGAACCGGGACTTAGGGAAATAAATTTTGGTAAATGGGAAAATTTAAGCTATGGAGAAATATGTGAAAAATATCCAGAAAAGTCTAAAAAATGGGAAAAAGATTTTGTTAACTTTATTTTTCCAGATGGTGAAAGTTTATATCAAATGTATGATAGGGTAAATGGAGCATATAAAAACATAGTTAAAAGCTGTAAAAATGGTAAAATACTGATTGTATCTCATTCTGGAGTTATTAGAGCTATATTATCTCAAGAAATATGTAAAAGTATAGATGGATATTGGAAATTCAATATTTATAATTGTGGTATTGCAAGGCTGCAATATGTGGATGGATTTCCGGTTTTAATTGCAGTAAATCAGTAA